In one window of Phyllopteryx taeniolatus isolate TA_2022b chromosome 23, UOR_Ptae_1.2, whole genome shotgun sequence DNA:
- the hdac8 gene encoding histone deacetylase 8, whose translation MSCEGDGDDGSYGKRKVAYVFSQEYIETCDSLSKVPNRASMVHSLIEAYGLLKDMSTVKPQVATIEDMGQFHSDFYLEHLHKISQDGDNDDPHSADYGLGYDCPVVEGIFDYAAAVGGATLTAAQCLLDQTCHVAINWAGGWHHAKKDQASGFCYVNDAVLGILKLREKYDRVLYVDVDLHHGDGVEEAFNFTSKVMTVSLHKFSPGFFPGTGDVTNIGLCRGRWYTVNVPLEDGIRDDRYYQVFTSVMPDVRAHYNPDAVVMQLGADTMAGDPMCSFNMTPLGVAKCLQYVLQWRLPTLLLGGGGYNLANTARCWTYLTAVILGKTLASEIPDHEFFTEYGPDYSLEISPSCRPDRNDAKHLGEVVATIKRNLKNVV comes from the exons atgagTTGTGAAGGAGACGGCGACGACGGTAGCTACGGTAAACGGAAGGTCGCGTATGTTTTTAGTCAGGAATACATTGAAACTTGTGACTCTTTATCCAAAGTGCCAAACCGG GCGAGTATGGTCCACTCACTGATCGAAGCCTATGGACTCCTCAAAGATATGAG CACTGTGAAGCCACAGGTGGCCACCATAGAAGACATGGGTCAGTTCCACTCGGACTTCTACCTGGAGCATCTTCACAAGATCAGCCAGGACGGGGACAACGATGACCCCCATTCGGCCGACTACGGCCTTG GTTACGACTGTCCAGTGGTGGAGGGCATATTTGACTACGCAGCAGCAGTAGGGGGCGCTACGCTCACTGCCGCCCAGTGCCTGCTGGACCAAACGTGCCACGTGGCCATCAACTGGGCCGGGGGGTGGCACCATGCCAAGAA GGACCAGGCGTCGGGCTTCTGCTACGTCAACGATGCCGTGTTGGGAATTCTCAAGCTGCGGGAAAAATACGACAGAGTCCTTTACGTGGACGTGGACCTGCATCACGGAGACG GTGTGGAGGAAGCCTTCAACTTCACGTCCAAAGTCATGACGGTGTCCCTGCACAAGTTCTCCCCTGGCTTTTTCCCAG gtacGGGCGATGTCACTAATATCGGCTTGTGCAGAGGCCGCTGGTACACGGTCAACGTCCCGCTGGAGGACGGCATCCGAGACGACAGATATTACCAAGTCTTCACCAG CGTCATGCCGGACGTGCGCGCTCACTACAACCCGGATGCCGTGGTGATGCAGCTGGGCGCCGACACCATGGCTGGAGACCCCATGTGCTCCTTTAACATGACGCCGCTGGGGGTGGCCAAGTGTCTGCAGTACGTGCTGCAGTGGCGCCTGCCTACGCTGCTGCTGGGAGGAG GGGGTTACAACCTGGCCAACACGGCCCGCTGCTGGACCTACCTGACGGCCGTTATTTTGGGCAAGACCCTCGCCTCGGAAATACCGGACCACGAG TTTTTTACGGAGTACGGCCCCGACTATTCGCTCGAGATCAGTCCGAGCTGTCGCCCCGACCGCAATGACGCCAAACACCTGGGGGAGGTCGTCGCCACCATCAAAA ggaATCTGAAGAATGTGGTTTAG